The Meles meles chromosome 12, mMelMel3.1 paternal haplotype, whole genome shotgun sequence genome includes a window with the following:
- the LOC123953775 gene encoding transmembrane protein 116-like isoform X4, producing the protein MRHNQNGQSTFPLVIDYTCHVGQIAIILSSLIPLLLMIPVFCLGNVSECFHNFSQSHRCILMFSPPSAMAELPSANISVCSTLYFYGITIFLTSFLLSLLTIVILLIQAQTLYKKFVKSTGFLGSEQWAVIHIVEQRVRFYPVAFFCCWGPAVILMIIKLTKPQDMKLHMALCVLQALTASSQGLLNCGVYSWTQYKFYQLKQQARRDADTQTPLLCSQKRFYSRGLDTMESALGFDTSPPPFFETVILEHPGTRIIPH; encoded by the exons ATGAGACACAACCAGAATGGACAGAGCACATTTCCACTG gtTATAGATTATACTTGTCACGTTGGTCAGATAGCCATCATTTTGTCAAG ccTGATACCTCTTCTGTTAATGATACCTGTATTCTGTCTGGGCAATGTTAGTGAATGTTTCCACAACTTCAGCCAGAGCCACAG GTGTATTCTGATGTTCTCACCACCATCAGCCATGGCTGAACTACCTTCTGCCAACATATCCGTCTGTAGCACACTTTATTTTTATGGGATCACCATTTTCCTGACCAGCTTTCTCCTCAGCCTCCTCACCATTGTG ATCTTACTCATCCAAGCCCAGACCCTGTATAAAAAGTTTGTGAAATCAACTGGCTTCCTGGGGAGTGAACAGTGGGCAGTGATTCACATTGTGGAGCAGCGAGTACGCTTCTACCCGGTGGCTTTCTTTTGCTGCTGGGGGCCAG CTGTCATTCTGATGATCATAAAGTTGACCAAGCCACAGGACATGAAGCTTCACATGGCCCTCTGTGTTCTCCAG GCTCTAACAGCATCATCCCAGGGTCTTCTCAACTGTGGAGTATATAGCTGGACACAATACAAGTTCTACCAACTAAAGCAACAGGCTCGGCGTGATGCAGACACCCAAACACCATTATTATGCTCACAGAAGAGATTTTATAGCAGGGGCCTAGATACAATGGAGTCTGCCCTTGGTTTTGATACCAGCCCTCCACCATTCTTTGAAACTGTAATACTGGAACATCCAGGAACCAGAATTATTCCACACTAA